The Mytilus trossulus isolate FHL-02 chromosome 13, PNRI_Mtr1.1.1.hap1, whole genome shotgun sequence genome has a segment encoding these proteins:
- the LOC134694711 gene encoding uncharacterized protein LOC134694711 produces MSGMYYKREVMPPPPVTYGYRKIASRQEEHDITNRLIRSTYERKIWSEESKQVSNYQYLIENGNRRRPPSSCTRTPTPSNTKRYDSKRLSERDMIRMLRRLLKPTESMYNAQITAKKEEEQELKEGRICRSKTPSEAEEKILRRVQRPTTASRAKKINDCHLCYEHENKTENSPPDAFDYEYGNDSRILKHDDVNELVRRVRTPTYSSVDKRRCGDERKCPKTPVQIDEVKIRAQLPLVSGLSRTKNVEDIVNRLYPKPKYRIVPSATPYTTYTSEPIE; encoded by the coding sequence ATGAGTGGGATGTATTACAAACGTGAGGTGATGCCACCACCGCCAGTTACCTATGGATACCGAAAAATTGCTTCAAGGCAAGAGGAACATGACATCACTAACAGACTCATCAGATCCACTTATGAACGCAAAATATGGTCTGAAGAATCCAAGCAAGTGTCGAACTACCAGTATTTAATCGAAAACGGAAACAGACGACGTCCTCCTTCATCGTGTACACGAACACCGACGCCTTCAAATACTAAACGATACGACTCGAAACGCCTGTCAGAACGTGATATGATCCGAATGCTCCGAAGACTACTTAAACCCACTGAGAGTATGTACAACGCTCAGATAACTGCAAAGAAAGAGGAGGAACAAGAATTAAAGGAGGGACGAATTTGTCGATCAAAAACTCCGAGTGAAGCCGAAGAGAAGATACTTCGAAGGGTGCAGCGTCCAACAACCGCTTCTCGcgccaaaaaaataaacgacTGTCATCTTTGTTATgaacatgaaaacaaaacagaaaattcGCCTCCCGATGCATTCGATTATGAATATGGGAATGATAGTCGAATTCTAAAACATGACGATGTAAATGAACTCGTGAGACGTGTACGCACGCCAACATATTCTTCTGTCGACAAACGGAGATGTGGCGATGAACGAAAATGTCCGAAAACTCCCGTGCAAATAGACGAAGTGAAAATACGAGCACAGTTACCGTTAGTGAGTGGACTTTCACGGACAAAGAATGTGGAGGATATTGTTAATAGATTATATCCCAAACCTAAATATAGAATTGTCCCATCAGCTACTCCGTATACAACTTATACTTCGGAACCTATAGAATGA